Proteins encoded in a region of the Ranitomeya imitator isolate aRanImi1 chromosome 9, aRanImi1.pri, whole genome shotgun sequence genome:
- the PSMD13 gene encoding 26S proteasome non-ATPase regulatory subunit 13: MRDVTGFLQQQQSQSATPETAEIWHRMEELYNKKLWHQLTLQLLDFVQDPDCSKGDGLIKLYENFISDFEHRINPLSLVEIILHVVRQMTDPTVALTFLEKTREKVKSSDEAVILCRTAIGALKLNIGDLQATKETIEGVEEMLGALAGVTSVHSRFYDLSSKYYQTIGNHASYYKDALRFLGCTELKDLPVSEQQDRAFTLGLAGLLGDGVYNFGELLMHPVLESLRKSERQWLIDTLYAFNSGNVETFRALKTAWGQQPDLAANESLLLKKIQLLCLMEMTFTRPANHRQLTFEEIAKSAQVNVNDVELLVMKALSVGLLRGSIDEVYKRVHITWVQPRVLDLQQIKGMKDRLEFWCTDVKSMEMLVEHQAHDILT; this comes from the exons ATGAGGGACGTGACCGGCTTCCTACAGCAGCAGCAGAGTCAGAGCGCGACGCCTGAGACGGCGGAGATATGGCACCGGATGGAGGAGCTGTACAACAAGAA GCTTTGGCATCAGTTAACGCTTCAGCTTCTGGACTTCGTTCAGGATCCTGATTGCTCCAAAGGCGATGGACTTATCAAA CTTTATGAGAACTTCATCAGTGACTTTGAGCACAG AATTAACCCCTTATCTCTGGTTGAGATAATCCTTCATGTGGTGCGACAGATGACAG ATCCCACTGTGGCTCTCACTTTCCTAGAGAAAACTCGGGAGAAG GTGAAAAGCAGCGATGAGGCTGTGATACTCTGCAGGACGGCCATTGGGGCGCTGAAGCTGAACATTGGAGACTTACAGGCCACTAAG GAAACGATAGAAGGTGTGGAGGAGATGCTCGGAGCCTTGGCCGGTGTGACGTCCGTGCACAGCCGCTTCTATGACCTCTCTAGCAAGTATTATCAGACGATTGGAAATCATGCCTCCTATTACAAAGATGCGCTTCGATTCTTGGGATGCACAGAACTAAAAGACTTGCCAG TGTCAGAGCAGCAGGACCGGGCCTTCACTCTCGGGCTGGCTGGTCTTCTTGGAGATGGGGTCTATAACTTCGGAGAGCTG CTGATGCATCCGGTGCTGGAGTCCTTGCGTAAGTCTGAGCGCCAGTGGCTGATCGACACGCTCTATGCCTTCAACAGCGGCAACGTGGAGACCTTCAGAGCCTTGAAAACTGCTTGGGGACAACAG ccTGACCTTGCTGCCAATGAATCACTGTTACTTAAGAAAATTCAGCTTCTCTGTTTAATGGAG ATGACGTTCACACGGCCAGCGAATCATCGTCAGCTGACATTTGAAGAGATTGCAAAGAGCGCACAGGTCAACGTTAATGAT GTGGAGCTTCTTGTGATGAAGGCGCTGTCGGTGGGTTTGCTGCGGGGAAGCATTGATGAGGTGTATAAGCGAGTGCACATTACGTGGGTTCAGCCTCGGGTTCTTGATTTGCAGCAG ATCAAAGGTATGAAAGACCGCCTGGAGTTCTGGTGCACAGATGTGAAGAGCATGGAGATGCTGGTAGAACATCAGGCCCACGACATCTTGACGTAG